One genomic window of Papaver somniferum cultivar HN1 unplaced genomic scaffold, ASM357369v1 unplaced-scaffold_150, whole genome shotgun sequence includes the following:
- the LOC113336080 gene encoding N66 matrix protein-like, whose amino-acid sequence MAGMPLKRKQSSGCQNRKNQKKRLASTKSLAGYFDKFLIRNQPIVGNATNEDDATDDKGMNENDGIADNGMNEGNVSDGTADNGIEEDNVNVGVANNGVNEGINGNVNVVVADNGVNDNENYGCAANSMNDGVYEVNNENKGSDGDNRDRNEDDANTTA is encoded by the coding sequence ATGGCAGGTATGCCTCTGAAAAGAAAACAATCATCTGGATGTCAAAATAGGAAGAACCAAAAAAAGAGATTGGCATCTACTAAATCTCTTGCAGGTTATTTTGATAAGTTTTTGATTAGGAATCAACCAATAGTTGGGAACGCCACCAACGAAGATGATGCTACAGATGATAAGGGTATGAATGAGAACGATGGTATTGCTGATAATGGTATGAATGAGGGGAATGTAAGTGATGGGACTGCTGATAATGGGATTGAGGAGGATAATGTGAATGTTGGTGTTGCTAATAATGGTGTTAATGAGGGGATTAATGGGAATGtgaatgttgttgttgctgataatGGTGTTAATGACAATGAGAATTATGGATGTGCTGCTAACAGTATGAATGATGGTGTCTATGAGGTGAATAATGAGAataaaggttctgatggtgataataGAGATAGAAATGAGGATGATGCAAACACAACAGCATAA
- the LOC113336081 gene encoding uncharacterized protein LOC113336081 — protein sequence MLDPGNWETIDKKLVDFLVEKGLVRVDNIIFPRDDKNDCFSSYHYFRKLRNFEKQDKRWLVYSKTLDKVFCFRCKLFMKRESNYQLCSTGFNDWNNLSGRLASHENCGVHHRCMYDWLELELRLRKEKTIDKRIQEQINKERKHYKEVLERMKDGVLFLAKNGLAFRGDNEKVYTKNNGNFLSFIETLGKYDPVLKYHLESIEKNEMRTHYLSHKIQNELISMLADATRKIIVKKIHEAKYFSVILDSRIEEYYLGFLRVEDKTGEGLFFELEDALINLGLNIDDIRVQGYDNGANMKGKHKGVQARLLEINPRAFYTPCACRSLNLILSDMANLTIWYRLLFAVNTVSKSLQSKDMDIGVAIQQMKGLIEFFKDFRVNGFQKAMDEAKEIARAMGTEPTFREVRKTRTTEPTSGEEFFRKNYFLYIVDSAMSSFRTRFEQFQMYEEIFGFLYDLNKLKYMSEDELMSACVPLEAYLKHGRSSDIDGRELCMELIVMRIVLPSSCSKPIDVLQFLLRMGGCYPNAWIAYRILLTIPVTVASAERSFSKLKLIFSYLRSTMSQEKTSRIIYVSN from the exons ATGCTTGATCCAGGtaattgggaaacaattgataaaaAACTTGTTGATTTTTTGGTAGAGAAGGGTCTGGTAAGAGTTGACAATATCATATTCCCTAGAGATGACAAGAACGATTGTTTCTCTAGCTATCATTACTTTCGGAAATTGAGAAATTTTGAGAAACAAGATAAAAGATGGTTAGTGTATTCGAAAACTTTGGACAAGGTATTCTGTTTTCGTTGTAAACTGTTCATGAAAAGGGAAAGTAATTATCAGTTGTGCAGTACTGGGTTTAATGATTGGAATAACCTAAGTGGAAGACTCGCAAGTCATGAAAACTGTGGAGTGCATCATCGTTGTATGTATGATTGGCTTGAGTTGGAATTAAGATTGAGAAAGGAAAAAACTATCGACAAAAGAATACAAGAACAGATCAACAAAGAGAGAAAACATTATAAAGAAGTATTGGAGAGGATGAAGGATGGAGTGTTGTTTCTAGCGAAGAATGGTTTAGCATTTCGTGGCGATAATGAGAAAGTTTATACAAAAAACAATGGTAACTTCTTAAGCTTCATAGAGACACTTGGAAAATATGATCCCGTGTTAAAGTATCACCTGGAGAGCATTGAAAAGAATGAAATGCGTACTCATTATCTCAGCCACAAGATTCAAAACGAACTGATTTCAATGCTGGCCGATGCAACGAGAAAGATTATTGTCAAGAAAATCCACGAAGCCAAATACTTTTCAGTTATTCTTGATT CAAGAATCGAAGAGTATTATCTTGGGTTTTTGCGAGTGGAAGATAAAACAGGAGAAGGTTTATTTTTTGAACTTGAAGATGCATTAATCAATCTTGGGTTAAACATTGATGATATAAGAGTACAAGGGTATGACAATGGAGCAAACATGAAAGGAAAACATAAAGGTGTGCAGGCAAGATTACTCGAGATCAATCCAAGAGCTTTCTACACACCATGTGCTTGTCGTAGTCTTAATCTCATACTTTCAGATATGGCCAA CTTGACTATCTGGTATAGACTTCTGTTTGCTGTTAATACTGTGAGTAAGTCATTGCAATCTAAAGATATGGACATCGGTGTTGCTATACAACAAATGAAAGGTCTTATTGAGTTTTTTAAAGACTTTAGAGTAAATGGGTTTcaaaaggcaatggatgaagctaaggAGATTGCAAGAGCGATGGGAACTGAACCTACATTTCGTGAAGTTCGTAAAACCCGTACTACCGAACCAACATCAGGTGAGGAGTTTTTTAGAAAAAATTACTTCTTATATATAGTAGATAGTGCTATGTCTTCATTCCGAACCAGATTTGAACAATTTCAAATGTACGAAGAAATATTTGGGTTTTTGTATGACTTGAACAAGTTGAAatatatgagtgaggatgaattGATGAGTGCATGTGTTCCACTTGAAGCTTATTTGAAGCATGGTAGATCTAGTGATATTGATGGCAGGGAATTATGTATGGAACTAATCGTCATGCGAATTGTACTACCTAGTTCGTGTAGTAAGCCAATCGATGTCTTACAATTTTTACTAAGAATGGGTGGTTGTTACCCTAATGCATGGATTGCTTATAGGATATTGCTTACGATTCCAGTCACAGTCGCCTCCGCGGAAAGAAGTTTTTCTAAGCTAAAATTGATTTTCTCGTATCTTCGATCAACTATGTCGCAGGAAAAGACTAGTAGGATTATCTATGTTAGCAATTGA